The following nucleotide sequence is from Natronosalvus caseinilyticus.
AGGCCGCGGCCGACCGACGGCTCAAGCGCGCCCGACAGCAGGCGATGCTCGAGTACATGGTCGTCGTCTACATCTCGTTTCTCGTCTTCCTGTTCATCATCGCCGTCCTGGCGGGCTACATGCTGCCGACGCTCCAGGCGGCTGCCGTCGAGGGTGGTAGCGAGTCGCTCGAGTCGTCCCAGGTCGACGGGCTGTCGGGGCTCGACAACGTCGATGCTGCGACCTACACGCTCCTGTTCTACCACGCGACGCTCATTCAGGGGGCGCTCTCGGGGCTGATCGCCGGACAGTTGAGTACAGGAGACGTGAAAGCCGGGGTGAAACACGCCGTGGCGATGGTCGCGCTCTCGTTCGTGCTGTTCGCGGTCGTGATCTGAGGGTCGAAGTGCTGTTCGTGGTATCGATCGGAGGGCCGTCGTGATCCGAGGATTGTCGTCGACAGCGGACTCGAGTCACTCCTCGCCAGTCTGACCGTCGGCGTCCGTGTCGGAATCGTCGACGGTGATTCGCCGCGGCTCGGCGGGTTCGTCGTTCCCGCCCTTGCCGCCGCCGACCGGAATCTTCGTCTGCAACTCGCTGGCGAACGACTGGACCCGGTCGAGCAGCGTCTCGACTTCCTGCTCGAACTCCTCGACGGATCGTTCGACGTAGTGGACGCGCCGGGTCGGGATCCGCCGGATGATGTCGTGACCCTCCTCGTCCTCGTCGGTCTTGATGATCCAGTGGTCCTGGAAGTACGCGACGTGTTCGTTCGGGATCGTCTTCCTGACGGTTCCCTCGTCCGGTTCCTCGTAGACGATCGTGGCCTCGCCGAGATCGCGCTGGATCTCGAGGTCGTCGTCGACAACGTCGGTCATGGGCGAACGTGCGCCACGAGCGGGTGTAGGGATTGTGCTTGCAACGGAACAGACAGCCACCCGCCGAAGTAGGCGATGGACTCCACGAATTCTGGCGGTGACGACGCTGCACATCGACCGACGCGTTCGAACGGGCCCGTCACCGGCAGGAACGAACGTTTTTGGTTCGACGCCACCGACCTCGAGCCAGATGGACAGACGGAGCGAGGTACGGGAGACGTACGACCGGATCGCCACCCACTTCGCGTCCACGCGCGAGTACGCCTGGCCGGAGGTGGAGGCGTTCGTCGACGAGTACGTCGGCGGTGCAGACGACCTGAAACTCGGTCTCGACCTCGGCTGTGGTAACTGCCGACACGCCGAGGTGCTCGCCGAGCGGGTTCAGCGCGTCGTCGGGCTCGACGTCAGCCGCGGGTTACTCGAGACCGGCCGAAACCGCGCCCTCGAGCGTGGCTTCTCGGTGGATCTCGTGCAGAGCGAGGCCGCGTCCCTCCCGCTCCGAGGCGACGCCGTCGACGCCGCCGTCTACGTCGCGACGATTCACCACCTGCCGACCAGGGCTGCGCGGGTAGCGAGCCTCGACGAACTCGCTCGCGTGCTCGCCCCCGGGGGCGTCGCCCTCGTGAGCGCCTGGAGCACCGCCCACGACGCTTTCGACGAAAACGCGGGCTTCGACACGACCGTCGAGTGGACCCTCCCCGGTGGCGAGGCGGTCGACCGATTCTACCACATCTACGATCCCGACGAGTTCGAGGCCGATCTCGAGACGAGCGCGCTCGAAACCGTCTCTCTCGTGATCTCGAGCGGGAACTGCTACGCGGTGGTTCGATCGGACGGCTGATCCGGGGCGGTTGTTCGAGCGACAGCCGAGAGCGAAACCGGTACCGTTTCTCCCTCCCACCGTCTCGAGACTCATATGGCCGATCTGAATCCGATCGCGAAGCGCATCCACAACGTCTCGCCCAGGGCGGTTCGACTCACCCTCGAGGACGGCACCGAGGCCGTCTTCGAAATGGACTGGGTCGAGTTCTTCCAGCAGGAGTTCAAAGCCGAGGGGAGCCGCGAGGACGAACCCGACGTCGAGTATCGGTTCGTCTCGAGCGCGGACAACGAGTCGGTCCTCGTCGGTCGCCGGGCATCGAACGAGGAGGGAGACGAAGCGGACTGGTCGATGGTCGGACGCGTACTCGAGGCCGAGGCGGCCGATGAGTAACGTCCGTAACCGCCTGTCGATCTCCCCGATCGTCACTCCGGCGGCCCCTGCCACGCCGTCGCATCGTCAGCCGGGTCGTAGCCGATAACCTCGCGTGCGTGATCGAGGTCGAGCCAGCTTCGGTCGCTCGCGCTGCGGCCGTAGAAGACGTCGAACTCGCCACGTTCGTCGTCAGCCGCCGCTCGAGCAACCTCGGCCCCGCGCTCGAGACAGCGAGCGACCTCCCGGGCGAGATCTCGACGCGACTGCCACATACACTTCTGGCGGGCGACCTGCTCCTCGTAGGCCTCGCTCTCGCGTTCGAACTCGCCCCGGTCGACGCCGCGCTCGGCGTCCCCGTAGGGGTGGTCGTACTCCGGATCGCGAACCGAACCGATCCGAATCGCGTAGCCGTTCACTCCGTGGGCGTCCGCCGCCAGCTGTCCCATCGCCTCGCCGAAGACCTTGACGACGCCATAGCGAGAGTCGGGCCGCAGTGGGGCGGTGTGATCGATATCGAGGTCGAAATCCGAGCCGTAAATCTCGGGCGCGTTCTGCACCTCGTACATGCCGACCGCGTGGTTCGACGAGGCGTAGACGGCCGTCTCGAGACCTTCGTTGGCCGCCGCCTCGAGGACGTTGCCGATCGCCTGACAACTCGCGGCGAACCCCTCGCTCCAGGCGAGTGAACGCGAACCCGGACCGCCGAGGAAGTCGGGCATCCCCAGGTGGACGACGGCGTCCTGGCCGACCATCGCCTCCCGGACGGTCGCGTAGTCGGTGACGTCGCCCATCGTCGTCTCGTACTCCTGGTGTGGTTCGATGTCGATCCAGGTGGGCTCGAAATTCGCGTCGAGTTCGGACTCGAGGTGGTCGCGAAGCGCGGTGCCGACTGTACCGTTCGCGCCGGTGACGAGGACGTTCATACGGGCTGTACAGGGGCCTCGTACAAAGCGTTCCGTGCGAGAGCCGCTATCTCGTCACTCGTAGTTACTCCGTTCGTCAATTGGGATTCGTGACTCGAGTGCAGTAACACGAGACAGTTCACCAGCTATAGTAGCTTCGTTGAAATCATCCGTAGACGAGAACATTTGCCTACGGAATACAGGCACGGGGCATCTATTTAACAGAGCACCAACTGGGCGCGATTACTGATCGAATTATAACATGTGTGACGGTGAGGATTTGTGTGTCGCGACCGAACGATCCGGCGTGAACCAGACCGATACCAGCGCACGATCGGAGTCGAAGTCAGAAGTCGATACCGTGCGGGCCGCAGCGAGAAGCGGCCGTGAGTACCTCTCGAGGGCAGCACCGTCCCTCCGGCGCGGCGTCGAATCGGGTACAGTAACGGCAATCATCGGAGGGACGGGCCTCCTCAGCGGCATCCGAGCGCTCCTGGCCGGCGAGCGCGAGCGCGGGCTCGCCAGGCTCGTCCTGGGAGCCGGATTCGTGGCGGCCGCACTCGGCCAGCGGCGGTCCCAGAGCCGCGGCGAAGTGTCTGACGTCGAGCAAACTGACGTGGCAGACACGTCGCCCAATCTCGATGCGGTCACCGATGAAACCGGCGACGTCGGCGAGGGAGACCACACCACCGGCGAGACGGCCGTGGAGGTCGCTGACACGTCCCCGGACATCGAGAACGTGGAATCGGGGCTCGAGCCCGAATCTGACGCCGAGTCGGCATCGGTCAGCCAGCGCGATGTCGTCGACATCGGCGTCGAGAGCGAGGACCTATCGGAGGCAACCGAACGCGAGACGGGAGATGTCGGTGGCGAGGAAGGGACGAGCGACGTGACGACGACCGATGAGGGCACTGACGCCGGCGATGGCACCGAAACAGCGGATATCGATCGTCTGGGCGAGGCGGCCTTCGACAGGCAGAGTCGAGAGGTCCCGGCGCCACAGAGAGCGTTCAATCAGGGCTATCTGGCTCACTCGACAGAGACGTTCTGGGGAATCCGTGCGCGCGACGACGCAGTGTTGGTCTCCATCGATTACGACGCTCTCGATGGTCGTGACGAGATACAGTACGTTGCCAGTAGCGAAATCGGCCAGGACGTCCGCGAGCTACCGATCCCCGACGCCGTCCTCAACCACTGGGACGAGGTATTCGGCGGCGGTACCGCCGTCCTCGGTGGCGATGACATTCTCTTCGTTACGACCGAGGATCTCACGACTGACGGCCTGCTACGCATCCTCCCTGCGAAGTGGGCCGACGACCTGTCGACGTAACGATTCGGTTCGACCCCGAGAACCGATTCCGCGTGAGTGTATTCAGTTTGGCTGCTGAAACGTATCTCTGTCAGCGGGGTTCGACAAGACCGGTAAATCGAAAGCGAACTCGAAATCCGTGCACTACTCGAGTTCCGGTTACTCGAGATTCGGGCTCTCAGATGTCGCTCGCGCTCGAGAGAGGACCACCAATTGTGAATTGAAAGTGTCGTCCGCCGACTGCGCGGTCCGGGATTTGAACTCGATGGCGAGACCTCACTCCGTTCGGTCTCGCGTAGTTCAAATCCCGCAGTGCGATTGCCGTCGCTCGCGAATTTGCTCGCGACAGTAATGCGCGGTCCGGGATTTGAACCCGGGTCATCAGCTTGGAAGGCTGAGGTCATAGCCGCTAGACCAACCACGCAGGCAGCCGATTGTTGGGTGCCCTGGTTTAAGGGCGTTCCCTTTTCGGACGCTACTTATACACCGACGCCCGGGATACACAAACCCCATCGATAAGGGCACGCGCGTCGAAGAATACCCCATGAAGCTTCGATCTGCCCTCGGAGTGGCCGCCGGAACCGTCGGCCTGACCGCACTCGGGAACCGCCTCCTGGCGTCCCGCGCCGGTCCCCTCGAGAACCCCGTTCCCGGCGTCGAGCGAACCTACCACTGGCGAGGGATGGACGTCTGCTACACGGTCGCCGGTGAGCCGGACGCCCCGGACATGGTGCTGGTTCACGGGATCCACGCCGCGGCGAGCGGGCAGGAGTTCGCCGACGTCGTCGACGAGCTCGCTGACACCTACCGCGTGACGGTCGTCGACCTCCCCGGGTTCGGGCGCTCCGACCGCCCGCCGCTCGTGTACTCGCCCGAACTCTACGCGGAGTTCCTGGAGGAGTTCCTCCACGACCAGACCGAGACCCCGATCGTCGTCGCCTCCTCGCTCTCGGCGTCGTTCGCCGTCGACGCCGCGTCCGAGGTCGACCTCGAGCGCCTGATCCTGATCTGCCCGCTGGCCGATACCACCGAGCGCCGGCCGTGGATCCGGACCCTGTTCCGGACCCCGCTCGTCGGCACCGCGCTGTTCAACGTCCTCGTGAGCAAACCCTCGACCCGGTACTTCTACGAGCGCGACGGGTTCTACGACGCCGACCGGATCGACCCCGAATCCCTCGAGTACGCCTGGCAGAGCGCCCACCAGCCTGGGGCGAAGTACGCGCCCGCCTCGTTCGTTGCCGGCACACTCGACCCTGATTCCGACTTCGACCTGGCGACCGAACTCGCGGCACTCGAGGTCCCGACCACGCTGGTCTGGGGGCGAGACGCCGAACTCGTTCCGCTCCGTGACGGCCGGGAACTCGCCGATGCCGCCGATCTCGACCTCGTCGTCATCGACTACGCGACCCAGATGCCCCACGCCGAACACCCGGAGAAGTTCCTCGAGTACGTCTCGGCGGAGTTGCCGCGGACGGATTCCTGATTCCGCGTTCGCTCGAGTCGATGGCACTCGAGGGGAATCCGGACGCGAATCAACCGGACCAGACCGAAGATGCTCACCGATACTCCCGGACTCCACCACGTCACGACGATCACGGGCCCGCCCCAGCCGACGCTCGAGTTCTACCTCGAGACGCTCGGGCTGGCCCTGCGCTGTCGGACGGTCAACTTCGAGGACATCCTCGCCCACCACCTCTACTTCGGCAACCCCGCGGCCACGCCGGGAGCGATCCTGACGTGCTTTCCCTACGGCGACGTCGATCCCGGCCGACTCGGCGCGCCTCAGCCGACGGCCGTCGCCTTCGCGATCCCGTCGGGTTCGGTCTCGTCCTGGCGGCGGCGACTCGAGAGCCGGGGTCACGAGGTCAAGGAGGAAACCCGGTTCGACGAACGCGTGCTCTCGATCACAGATCCCGACGGCACACCCATCGAACTCGTCGAGCGGTCGTCGCCGGTCACGGAGTCCTCGCCGATAGAGGCCTGGAAGGACGGCCCCGTCCCGCCGTCAATCGGCATCCGCGGACTCCACAGCGTAACCGTGACGCCGGTCAACCCCTACGCGACCGCGGCCACGCTCGAGACCCTGGGGCTCGAGCGAGTCGGCCAAGAAGGGGATCGAATTCGCTATCGCGCAGACGGCACTCACGCGAGAGTTATCGATATTCTCGACCGATCCACGCCGTACGGCCGCGAGGGCCCGGGGACGATCCACCACGTCGCCATCCGGGCCGCGAGCGTCGACGAACTCTACGAGTGGCACGACCTGTTCCGTGAGCGCGGGTACGACACTTCCCGGGTAAAAGACCGCCACTTCTATCACTCGCTGTACGTCCGCGAGCCCGGCGGCATCCTGTTCGAACTCGCGACCGAGTCGCCCGGCTTCGATGTCGCCGACTCGAGCCCCAACGCGCTGTACCTGCCTCCCCGATTCGAGGCCGACCGTGAGCTGATCGAGAGCCAGTTACCGCCGGTGACGATTCCAGGTGGCGACGGGGGTGACGAGGGTGAATCGGGAGCCGACGAAACGAACGAATTGAGAGCCGACGAGATCGACGAATCGAGAGCCGACGAAACCGACGATCAGGTCGATCGGCCGTGACCGAGGATCGACCGCCCTCGCACGCGACGGAGCCGATACTCCAGGCCGGAGCGCCAGCGGGAGCCAGTCGGGCCGCCCTCGTCGTCGTCCACGGCCGGGGCGCGACCGCACAGGGGGCGATCAACCTCTTCGAGCCACTCTCGCGCCACGGCCTCGCCGTCTTCGCCCCGCAGGCGTTCCGGAGCCGGTGGTATCCGTCGACGCCTGAAACGGAACTCGAACCCGACGACCCCTGGTTCGCAGCGAGTGTCGACCGCGTCGAGGCGTGTCTCGAGCGAGCGGCGAGTGTCGGCGTCGGCGCCGAGCGAACGGTGCTCGTCGGCTTCTCCCAGGGGGCTCGCGTCGTGGCCGAATTTCTGTGCCAGTCGCCTCGGCGCTACGGCGGTGCCGGCATCCTCGCTGGAACGGTTCCCGGCGTCTCGAGCGGAGCGGACGACCGTCCGGCGGTAGGCTCGCTCGAGGGAACCCCCGTTCTGCTCGCATCGGGCGAAGACGACCCGAACGTCTCCTCGTCGGGGCTACGATCGACCGCCGAATTTTTCGAGTCTATCGACGGAGATGTCGATCTCGTGATCACGCCGGACACCGGCCACGCCGTCAGCGACGAGGCGTTTGCCTGGCTCGAGCGACGGGTCGAGGCAGTGCTCGAGTCGACGACTCGGTAGCGGGCCACTCGAACGCCTACATCCCCATGTCCGCTGCAGACTCCGGAACCGGGAGCTCGTGTGGCGCCACCCCCAGACGCTCGGCGACGTGGTCGAGGGCCATGTCGAACCCGTAGTAGCGCTCCAGCTCGTCGCCCGTCGCGGTCGGTCGAACCTTGAGCATCGCGTACCCCTCGCGGTTCTGGGCGACGGCCGCCGTGGTCCCGTCGCGGTCGAACTCGAGCACCCGTTCGTCGTCCGTCTCGCTGTAGGTCGCGGTGATGCCGTTCGCTTCGGCACGCGTTTCGGCGTCAGCGTCGCCATCGCCTTCCGCTCGCTCGTCGGTCATACGACGCGATTTCGGGGGGTAGGTACGCGAAAGTATCGGTTCTGGTCTCCTGGACAGGCGATTGACTCGTCTCGACGGTAGTGTCGAACCACATGATAATCATTCCTTGACGAGAGTATGGATCCCGTACTTATTCGACCGGCTCTCGAGTGTCGACCCGATGACGCGCTCGAGACTCGTTTCGCGACGCCAATTCGTGGTCCTCCTCGGAGCGACTACGGGGTCGTCGCTCGTGGCCGGGTGTCTGGCAGAGGAGGAGCCTGAATCCGACGACGGTCCGGCGAACGAACGCGACGACACGACAACCGAAGCGAACGATTCCGACGAGTCCCCGACCGGTGAGAACGAAACGGACGGCGACGAATCCAATAGCGACGGCGAGACAACAGAGGACGACGGCCGATCCGACTCCGAATCCGACGCAGACAGAGATACCGAGGATGGCGACAGCGATGGAGCGGAGGAAACGGATGGTTCCGGCGAGACGGCCCCGACGGACGTCGACGAGTTCGTCTTCGAAGCCCGGACGTCTCACTTCACGGGGCTCGAACCGTCCGCCATCGCCGACGAACGAAATCCGACGCTCGTGCTCACTGAAGGGGAGCGGTACACGATCACCTGGCACAACGCGGACGGACACGTGCACAACGTCGAAATCCGTGACGAAAACGAGGACGTCGTCCGGGACTACCGAACTGAACCAACGGATGCCGAGTCACAGTCGCTCACGTTCGAGGCGACCGCCGACGCGGCGGCGTACGTCTGCGACCTACACGACTCCTGGGGCCAGCGCGGGTCCATCGACGTCGTTTCCGACGGTGGCGGTGCGTAGTCGGTGCTCGAGGGTTGGTGAACGCGCACGCGAACATGTTGTCACGCGAGAAAACCCGGACACGAGAGTACGGTATACGAGAGTACGAACAGCGTACGAACAGCGTACGAACAGCGAGCGCGACCGCAAGCGTACTCGAGTCGATCACCGCCCGCCGAAACGCGACAGCCGTCCGAATCGATACCCCTAACTCGTTCGTCACGAACTGCCACCTGTCGCAGCCGTGACCGCTACCGACGATCGATCGTCCTATCAGCACCTCGCGAGCCTGCGGGCTCCGCGGTCGGCTGCTGGCCGCTGGGCGCTCTGCTCGGCGGTCGCATTCCTGTACAGCTGGTACGTCGCACTCGACCTCCACGGCGCCGCTCTCGGCCGTCCGTTCGACGGCGTCGTCGTCGATCCGTCGGCCCTGGCGAGCGGACTCGAGGTCGTCGCGCTCGTCGTCGGCGCGTTCTTCGTCGTGGCCGTTCCCCACGAACTCCTCCACGGCGTGGTCATGCGTCACTTCGGCGGCCGACCACGCTACGGCGTTCGGACGGCCCGGTTCGGGATTCCCTACGCCTACGCCGAGACGCGAACCGACTACGGCCGCAATCAGATGGTCGCCATCCTGGTCGCTCCCGTCGTCGTCATCTCGGTCGTCGGATTCGCGCTCGCGGTCGCCCTGGGCGCTCGATGGCCGCTCGTCCTCCTCGCCGCCAACGTCGCGGGATCCGTCGGGGACTGCTGGATGGCCAGCCGGCTGCTTGAGTACCCCGAGTGCGTTCGCGTCGGGCCGGTGCCTGCCGATGGGGGCGGAGACGAGGACGGCGACGGAAACGAAGACAGAAACGAAGACGTAGACGGGGACGAGAACAGGGACGGAGCACTCGCAATCTACGGCCGTTCTACAGGCTCACAGTCGAGGCCACCCGCTCGAGTCGCCCACTCCTTTCTCGTCGGAACCGTCGGGACGGTCGTCGCAACCGCGCTGGGGGTCGTCGTCCTCGTGTTCGTCTCGCTCGCGTTCGATTCGGGGGCCGTCGTGCTCGGCGACGGCGACGGGAACTGGCTCCTCTTCCGTCACGAACCGACGGCCGACCGGGGCGTACTGATCGAGGTCGGCCACCGGGTCGTCGCGGCGCTCGGAGCGATCGGTGGAATCCTCTGGCTCGGCGTCGGCAGGGGACTCGAGGCGCCACGCTGAGCGCTCGTCGAGTTCGATGATCGATCATCGTGTGGGGTCGGAGCGCACGAGCGCTGGGGTTCCCAGACCGGCAGAGACCTGTTCAGGACAACTCAGATCTATACAGACCAGCTCAAACCAGCTTCTTGACGAGGCCGTAGGCGGCATCCCGGAGACTGTCGGGAAGGAAGCGCGCGTAGAGGCCGTACTCAGCGAGCGGGCCGACCGGGTACCGGGCCGGCGGCTCTGGACACGTCCCCGCGTGGACGATGGCCGCAGCGACGTCCTCGGGGTCGGAGGCGAGCGGCCCGCCACCGCCGACGAGCTGGCTCTCCTCGATGATCTCGTAGAGCGACTCGTAGGCTGACGTTTGGTCGTCCGGCACTTCCTCCTCGACCCGCTCGGTGAACGAGGTCTCGACCGGCCCTGGTTCGATCACCACGACGTCGATTCCGAACCCCTCGACCTCCGCGCGGAGCGCGTCGCTCATCGCCTCGAGTGCATGTTTCGATCCCGAGTAGGGGCCGGTGCCGGCGAAGGAGAGGCGACCGAGCACGGAGGAAACGTTGACGATCCGGCCGGATCCCTGCGCTCGCATGTGCGGAAGCGCCGCGCGAGCGAGGCGGTGCGGGCCGTAGACGTTCACGTCGAACTGATGGTGGAGGTCAGCCGTCGACGTGTCCTCGATCGGCCCCATCTGGGCGTAGCCGGCGTTGTTGACCAGACAGTCGATCGCGCCGCCGACGTCGACCGTTCGCTCGACGACGCGAGCAACCTGGCCGGGGTCGGTGACGTCCAGTTCGAGCGTCTCACACCCGGCGTCGGCGAGGTCCTCGATGTCGGCCGTGTCGCGAGCGGTCGCGACGACCCGCCAGTTCTCGTCCAGGAACGCGCGGGCGGTCGCCTTGCCGATTCCCGAGGAGCAGCCGGTGATCAGGACGCACCGCTTTCGCGTGTACCCTTCGGTGTCTCGAGCGGCTTCGTCTGTCCCCGTGCGGGACGCGTCTCCGGCCCGGTCGATACCCTCGCGGTCGGCGGATGGCTCGTCGGTGGCCACCCTGTCTGCGTCGTCCGCCGCTGCCTTCGTCATAGGAGACTGATTCGAGCGAGGGGGCCTAAGTATCGACGGTTTGTCGCGCTGCGTGGAATCGCTCGAATGAGGAGGGACTCGAGACAGGCGAGGACGAACTCGAGGCGAAAACGGGCGACCCCGACGAACTTTTATCGCTGCCGACACGAGAGACGGTAGCTGTGTCGCCGACTCTCACCTCACTCGCTGCGGGCGTCGTCTTCGGAATCGCTCTCGCCGCACCGCCCGGCCCGATGAACGCGATCATCGCCGAGGAGAGCGTGCTTCGAGGCTGGGGCGCCGGATTCAGGGCCGGCCTCGGGGCGATGATCGCCGACGTCCTCTTTCTCGTCCTCGCGTTTGTCGGCGTCGTCGCCGTCGTCGAGCGCTACGGCGCCCTCCAGTCGGTACTCTACCTCCTCGGGGGCGTCCTCATGCTCGTCTTCGCGGTCGGCGCCTGGCGGGAGGCCCGCGGCGCCGCGTCGTTCACCGACGACCTCGAGGCGGGAGCGACCGGCTTCCAGAAGGCGTTCGTCCTCGCTGCGACGAACCCGTTCCAGATCGGCTTCTGGCTCACCGTTGGCGTCGGCCTCATCAAGCCGGGCACGCTCGACGTGCTCGCCCACGTTCCCGGGATCGGCGATGCGCTCGCCGGATCGTTCGTCGTCGAGACCGGCAGTTTCGCCCTCCTGGTCGGCTTTTTCGGTGGAATCGTCCTCTGGATTACGACCTACCCGGCGGCGCTGGCCC
It contains:
- a CDS encoding class I SAM-dependent methyltransferase; translation: MDRRSEVRETYDRIATHFASTREYAWPEVEAFVDEYVGGADDLKLGLDLGCGNCRHAEVLAERVQRVVGLDVSRGLLETGRNRALERGFSVDLVQSEAASLPLRGDAVDAAVYVATIHHLPTRAARVASLDELARVLAPGGVALVSAWSTAHDAFDENAGFDTTVEWTLPGGEAVDRFYHIYDPDEFEADLETSALETVSLVISSGNCYAVVRSDG
- a CDS encoding transcriptional regulator, which produces MADLNPIAKRIHNVSPRAVRLTLEDGTEAVFEMDWVEFFQQEFKAEGSREDEPDVEYRFVSSADNESVLVGRRASNEEGDEADWSMVGRVLEAEAADE
- a CDS encoding NAD-dependent epimerase/dehydratase family protein; the protein is MNVLVTGANGTVGTALRDHLESELDANFEPTWIDIEPHQEYETTMGDVTDYATVREAMVGQDAVVHLGMPDFLGGPGSRSLAWSEGFAASCQAIGNVLEAAANEGLETAVYASSNHAVGMYEVQNAPEIYGSDFDLDIDHTAPLRPDSRYGVVKVFGEAMGQLAADAHGVNGYAIRIGSVRDPEYDHPYGDAERGVDRGEFERESEAYEEQVARQKCMWQSRRDLAREVARCLERGAEVARAAADDERGEFDVFYGRSASDRSWLDLDHAREVIGYDPADDATAWQGPPE
- a CDS encoding alpha/beta fold hydrolase → MKLRSALGVAAGTVGLTALGNRLLASRAGPLENPVPGVERTYHWRGMDVCYTVAGEPDAPDMVLVHGIHAAASGQEFADVVDELADTYRVTVVDLPGFGRSDRPPLVYSPELYAEFLEEFLHDQTETPIVVASSLSASFAVDAASEVDLERLILICPLADTTERRPWIRTLFRTPLVGTALFNVLVSKPSTRYFYERDGFYDADRIDPESLEYAWQSAHQPGAKYAPASFVAGTLDPDSDFDLATELAALEVPTTLVWGRDAELVPLRDGRELADAADLDLVVIDYATQMPHAEHPEKFLEYVSAELPRTDS
- a CDS encoding VOC family protein, whose amino-acid sequence is MLTDTPGLHHVTTITGPPQPTLEFYLETLGLALRCRTVNFEDILAHHLYFGNPAATPGAILTCFPYGDVDPGRLGAPQPTAVAFAIPSGSVSSWRRRLESRGHEVKEETRFDERVLSITDPDGTPIELVERSSPVTESSPIEAWKDGPVPPSIGIRGLHSVTVTPVNPYATAATLETLGLERVGQEGDRIRYRADGTHARVIDILDRSTPYGREGPGTIHHVAIRAASVDELYEWHDLFRERGYDTSRVKDRHFYHSLYVREPGGILFELATESPGFDVADSSPNALYLPPRFEADRELIESQLPPVTIPGGDGGDEGESGADETNELRADEIDESRADETDDQVDRP
- a CDS encoding alpha/beta hydrolase produces the protein MTEDRPPSHATEPILQAGAPAGASRAALVVVHGRGATAQGAINLFEPLSRHGLAVFAPQAFRSRWYPSTPETELEPDDPWFAASVDRVEACLERAASVGVGAERTVLVGFSQGARVVAEFLCQSPRRYGGAGILAGTVPGVSSGADDRPAVGSLEGTPVLLASGEDDPNVSSSGLRSTAEFFESIDGDVDLVITPDTGHAVSDEAFAWLERRVEAVLESTTR
- a CDS encoding DUF7111 family protein is translated as MTDERAEGDGDADAETRAEANGITATYSETDDERVLEFDRDGTTAAVAQNREGYAMLKVRPTATGDELERYYGFDMALDHVAERLGVAPHELPVPESAADMGM
- a CDS encoding cupredoxin domain-containing protein; protein product: MVLLGATTGSSLVAGCLAEEEPESDDGPANERDDTTTEANDSDESPTGENETDGDESNSDGETTEDDGRSDSESDADRDTEDGDSDGAEETDGSGETAPTDVDEFVFEARTSHFTGLEPSAIADERNPTLVLTEGERYTITWHNADGHVHNVEIRDENEDVVRDYRTEPTDAESQSLTFEATADAAAYVCDLHDSWGQRGSIDVVSDGGGA
- a CDS encoding DUF3267 domain-containing protein codes for the protein MTATDDRSSYQHLASLRAPRSAAGRWALCSAVAFLYSWYVALDLHGAALGRPFDGVVVDPSALASGLEVVALVVGAFFVVAVPHELLHGVVMRHFGGRPRYGVRTARFGIPYAYAETRTDYGRNQMVAILVAPVVVISVVGFALAVALGARWPLVLLAANVAGSVGDCWMASRLLEYPECVRVGPVPADGGGDEDGDGNEDRNEDVDGDENRDGALAIYGRSTGSQSRPPARVAHSFLVGTVGTVVATALGVVVLVFVSLAFDSGAVVLGDGDGNWLLFRHEPTADRGVLIEVGHRVVAALGAIGGILWLGVGRGLEAPR
- a CDS encoding SDR family oxidoreductase, with protein sequence MTKAAADDADRVATDEPSADREGIDRAGDASRTGTDEAARDTEGYTRKRCVLITGCSSGIGKATARAFLDENWRVVATARDTADIEDLADAGCETLELDVTDPGQVARVVERTVDVGGAIDCLVNNAGYAQMGPIEDTSTADLHHQFDVNVYGPHRLARAALPHMRAQGSGRIVNVSSVLGRLSFAGTGPYSGSKHALEAMSDALRAEVEGFGIDVVVIEPGPVETSFTERVEEEVPDDQTSAYESLYEIIEESQLVGGGGPLASDPEDVAAAIVHAGTCPEPPARYPVGPLAEYGLYARFLPDSLRDAAYGLVKKLV
- a CDS encoding LysE family translocator, with product MNAIIAEESVLRGWGAGFRAGLGAMIADVLFLVLAFVGVVAVVERYGALQSVLYLLGGVLMLVFAVGAWREARGAASFTDDLEAGATGFQKAFVLAATNPFQIGFWLTVGVGLIKPGTLDVLAHVPGIGDALAGSFVVETGSFALLVGFFGGIVLWITTYPAALARAGRRVDAFAPAVALVSGLVLAGFGVLFLGLGVMGLV